CGGACTCGCAGCCGGTTCGCTGGGGGTGCCGCTCGGCATGGCCCACCCTGTACGGCTGGGGTCATCCCCGCGATGGGCGACAGCGCGGGGCTCAGCCTTCCCGACTCCGTCATTGCCGTCTACCACGGAGCCGAACTGCTCTTCCTCGTACTCGGCGGCCTGCCCACAGCCGCCCTGCTGCCCGCGGGGTGGGCCGCCAGGACCCGGACCGCCGCCACAGCCCTGCGTACCGAATAGGCCTTCAGGTCCAGAGCCGGGGGAATCCCCATCTGTCAAGCCACCTGCGTGATCAGCGGGATCGAAGTGAACAGCCTCCTATCACGCAGCACCGGCCACAGGACTTCCACCCTGCTGTCGGCGTGGGACGGTGGGACGGCATCGGGGCGTTGGTCGCCGAGGTCCTCGTGGCCTGCGGCCCGCCCACTACGCGACCTGGGCTGGGGGCGACCGACGTCGCTCCATGCCGTGGAATCTGCCGTGTCGTGTGGCATTCTCGGGAGATCGCCCGGTGCCCCCGCCGCGGGCACCGACGAACTCGGGCGAGACGAGGTTGCTGTTCGTGCACGCACATTCGACGAAGGCGGCAGAAGGCGGTGCCTGTGGCGATCGGTGAGGTTGTGGTCTTCGCGATGGTGATCGCCCTGTCGCCGTTCACTCTCATCCCCGCCCTCTTCATGCAGTTCACCCCCCGCCCCCGTGCCACCGGCGGTGCGTTCCTGGCCGGATGGGTCATCGGGATCGTCGTGCCGGCGGTTTCCTGCGCCGCGCTGGCTTCCGTCGTCCAGCGTCCGGCGGAGGGACCCGCCTGGGTCGCCTGGGCCAGGGTGGTGCTGGGGGCTCTCCTGATCCTCTTCGGGATCAGACAATGGCTGACCAGACACGGCAGGGCGGCACCGGGATGGATGCGGCTGCTCGCCGATGCGAGCCCGTCGAAGGCGTTCAGGCTCGGACTACTGCTGTCGTTGGCCAATCCGAAGATCCTGATTTTGTCCGCCGCCACCGGCCTCGCCGTCGGATCGACGGAGCCTTCGACCGCGAAGGCCGTGCTGGCCTTCGCGGTGTTCACCGTTTGCGCCGCCGGTACTGTTGCCCTGCCCGTGGTGCTCCACATGCTATTGGGCGACCGGACCCTCGCCCCCCTGAGCAGGCTCAGACAGTGGTTGGAGCAGCATGCCGCCGGGGTCATGGCTGGGGTGATCGCCGCCATCGGCGTCCTCGTGCTTTTCGAAGGGGTGGCCAAACTCTGAGGGTGCCGCCTCCGGATCAGGCGCGGCGGCTGCGTGTGAGTCGGAAACCGGCTCATCGGTGGCACCGGCTGTGGCGGCACGGCGGAGTGCAGGCTCCGGTCTCTCGTGGCCCGAGTGGATCTCGGTGTCGTCCGCCTCCGTGCTGTCCGGAGAAGTGGCCGTCGGCTGGTCTGCCTCGGACAGGCGGTTTCAGGCCCTTGGCAGCGCTGCGCGACGGGTGGAGTGTGTGGGCGGCTTCAGTGGGGCTTCCGATGCTGGTCCCGCACTCGAAGGCGGCTGTGTCCGCCCGGTGGGAGGGCCTTCGAGGGGTGCGGTGGTGCTGTCGTCCGTCCGCTATCGCCCAGGGCGCGACCAGATCCGGAACGCGTGCGCCGCGACTGTTCCCGCGACTCATCCCTACGGCCTTCGTACGAGTGCGGTTGCGTGATGGAACGCATGCTCATGCGAAGGCCGTCCGCCTGTCCCACGAATGCCCAGGTGAGTGACCCTGCACGATGCCCTACTCGAGGCCAGAGGTTCACTAACTGGCTGAGAGGCTGTTCCTGAGTCCTGCATGAGGAAAGCTCTGTGGATCGGTGCGTGGCTCTGGTCGCCTTGGTCGCTGGCGCACCTACGCCTACGTCGCCAACACCGGCGACGGGCCGACCGGCGGTTCCACGGCCACCCTGACCGACACCCTCCCGGCCGGACTGCCCCCGATCAGCCTCTCCGGCACCGGCTGGACCTG
This DNA window, taken from Streptomyces sp. SCSIO 30461, encodes the following:
- a CDS encoding GAP family protein; the protein is MAIGEVVVFAMVIALSPFTLIPALFMQFTPRPRATGGAFLAGWVIGIVVPAVSCAALASVVQRPAEGPAWVAWARVVLGALLILFGIRQWLTRHGRAAPGWMRLLADASPSKAFRLGLLLSLANPKILILSAATGLAVGSTEPSTAKAVLAFAVFTVCAAGTVALPVVLHMLLGDRTLAPLSRLRQWLEQHAAGVMAGVIAAIGVLVLFEGVAKL